Proteins encoded within one genomic window of Bos indicus x Bos taurus breed Angus x Brahman F1 hybrid chromosome 18, Bos_hybrid_MaternalHap_v2.0, whole genome shotgun sequence:
- the LOC113876027 gene encoding cationic amino acid transporter 3-like, with product MLHQFFHEIGQKLIRKRPLEAIAESERCVAHLNILNLVILGVGRMLRSGVYIVAGAVAKYIAGPATIISFLVAALFSMLSGLCYAEFGAWVPRSGSVYLYSYVTMGQLYAFVIGWNRILPLVIGTASLARASSYVFDSLIGNHISQALQETFSLHLPYSLATYADFFALGLVLLMTGLLLLGARESILVTKISIGINILVLIFIIITGFVKGDLHNWKLTEQDYKLNTSGSRDIYGLGGLGLLGSGGFAPFGFEGILQGASTCFYCFFGVTAVATKGGEAINPRRSIPWSIMITIFICFLAYSGVSAALTLMVPYHQIQPHDPLPQAILYSWWLPARYFVTIGTLCALISRLQSAMFRMPPLIYMMAKDGLLFRILTRIHVRTGTRVVAIMSAGNLTGVMALLFKLTDLVDLVSVGTLLINSLVAFSVLVLRYQPDQNLSKNENTEEEIEMPDLDEHPLDSEPEARNSNVLKSLWFPISTIPTRKSGQIVYGCASLLVLLMIILSLIVVQWSSQGFSAGSGYTPVAVLLLLLIIGVTVIIWRQPQNPIPLYFKVPALPVLPLVSIFVNIYLMMQITSGTWAIFGIWNVIGFLIYFGYGIRHSLEENDEQQPPASTSQTLDKNTPSPESS from the exons ATGTTGCATCAGTTTTTTCACGAAATTGGTCAGAAGCTCATCCGCAAGCGGCCACTGGAAGCCATAGCGGAGTCTGAGAGATGCGTGGCTCATCTGAACATCCTAAACCTGGTGATCTTGGGAGTGGGCAGAATGCTGAGATCTGGCGTGTACATTGTGGCTGGTGCAGTGGCCAAGTACATAGCTGGACCAGCAACCATCATCTCGTTCTTGGTGGCTGCCCTGTTTTCTATGTTATCTGGGCTCTGCTATGCTGAATTTGGGGCCTGGGTACCACGCTCCGGTTCTGTGTATCTCTACAGCTATGTCACGATGGGTCAACTCTATGCCTTTGTCATTGGCTGGAACCGCATACTTCCCTTAGTCATTG GCACTGCCAGCTTGGCCAGGGCCTCGAGTTACGTCTTTGACAGCCTAATTGGGAATCATATCTCTCAGGCATTACAGGAAACTTTCTCTCTGCACCTGCCTTACTCCCTGGCCACATATGCAGACTTTTTTGCCCTGGGCCTGGTACTGCTGATGACAG GACTACTGCTTCTTGGAGCTCGTGAGTCCATCCTGGTTACCAAAATATCCATAGGAATCAACATTTTGGTTCTCATTTTCATTATCATCACTGGCTTTGTTAAGGGAGATCTGCATAACTGGAAGCTCACAGAACAAGACTACAAACTGAACACATCTGGATCCAGAGACATCTATGGCTTAGGAGG CTTGGGCCTTCTGGGTTCTGGAGGGTTTGCACCTTTTGGCTTtgaagggattctccagggagcaTCTACGTGTTTCTACTGTTTTTTTGGTGTTACTGCTGTTGCCACTAAAG gGGGAGAAGCTATAAATCCTCGTCGTTCCATCCCCTGGAGCATCATGATCACGATCTTCATCTGCTTTTTAGCTTACTCTGGTGTTTCAGCGGCACTCACCCTCATGGTGCCCTACCACCAGATTCAGCCTCATGACCCTTTGCCTCAAGCCATTCTCTATAGTTGGTGGCTCCCCGCCAGATACTTCGTGACTATTGGCACCCTCTGTGCTCTTATATCCAG ACTTCAGAGTGCCATGTTCAGAATGCCTCCTTTGATCTACATGATGGCAAAGGACGGGCTCCTTTTCCGGATACTTACCCGGATCCATGTCCGCACAGGCACCCGTGTCGTGGCCATTATGTCTGCTGGAAATCTTacag GGGTCATGGCATTACTGTTCAAGTTGACAGACCTTGTGGACCTCGTGTCAGTTGGGACCCTGCTCATTAACTCCCTGGTGGCATTTTCTGTTCTTGTCCTCAG GTACCAGCCAGACCAGAATTTAAGCAAGAATGAgaacacagaggaggaaattgagaTGCCTGACCTTGATGAACATCCGTTGGACTCTGAACCTGAAGCAAGAAACTCAAATGTTCTAAAGAGTCTATGGTTCCCTATCAGCACCATCCCCACTAGGAAATCTGGCCAGATTGTCTACGGATGTGCCTCACTACTCG TTCTCCTGATGATAATCTTGAGCCTGATCGTGGTCCAGTGGTCCAGTCAGGGGTTCTCTGCAGGCTCTGGGTACACACCagtggctgtgctgctgctgctgctcatcatTGGGGTCACAGTCATCATCTGGAGGCAGCCCCAGAACCCCATTCCTCTTTATTTTAAG GTCCCTGCTCTGCCTGTCCTCCCACTGGTGAGCATCTTTGTGAACATTTACTTGATGATGCAGATAACTTCTGGGACCTGGGCCATATTTGGCATCTGGAATGTGATTG GATTTCTCATATACTTTGGATATGGGATCCGACACAGCCTGGAGGAGAATGATGAGCAACAACCACCAGCCTCCACCTCCCAGACTCTTGACAAAAACACCCCTAGTCCTGAGTCATCTTAA